CATGAAGATACCTGTGGTGGCACCCGCGATGGCACTTGAACCGCCGTTGTTGAGGACTGCAAGTGGAACAACAGGAAGCAGAAGTGACCAGCTACCAAAGGCAGCCCCGACTGCCACAAGGACAGCCACAAACCCGGGGCTTTTCCACATGCTGGGTAGTTGCTCGATGTCAGCGCGTGATAAAGCCCTCGAGTTCAAATTAAGTCATCTCTCCTATCATCCAAAAGATTCCTCCTCCGGCTGCAGCAAACGCGATGACACCTGCTAGAACCATGAGGATTTTGTTGTCAGATTTGTAGGCAGACCACGCACCACCGACAAAGAGGCCAGCGATGAGGAACAATCCGTAGACAAACCAACGGTTGCCCGCATCCGGTGGTGACTGCACAGCCGCAGTGACCATATCAGAGATGGGGAAAGATTTCATGCTCTAGAGCGCTCCCTTGGTGGAGGGGATGCCAGTTTGGCGTGGATCCATCTCCACAGCGCCACGCAACGCGCGGGCAACAGCCTTGTATTCGGCTTCAGTGATGTGGTGTGGGTCGCGACCGTAGTGGCAGATCACATGGAGGGTGATGCGCGAGTTGAGAGCAAGGGTTTCAAAGAAGTGTTCGTTGATCACCGTGGCGTAGTGTCCACCGATCACGGAGGTGATCATGTGTTCTGGTTCGCCGTTGATGACAAAGTAGGGGCGTCCAGAGATATCCACCACGGATTCCACCAGTGCTTCATCCATGGGCAGCTGGCAGGAGGCGAAACGGCGGATGCCCTTCTTGTCGCCAATCGCGTCGAGAAGCGCCTGTCCGAGCACGATGGCTGTGTCTTCGACGGTGTGGTGTGCATCGATGTCAATGTCGCCCTTGGCGTGGACGGTGAGGTCAAAGCTGCCGTGCACACCGAAAGCTGTGAGCATGTGATCAAAAAATGGCAGTCCAGTATCAATGTCTACTTTTCCGGTGCCATCCAGGTTGATCTCAACGGTGATGTCGGATTCGCTGGTGGTGCGGGTTGCGCGGCCAATGCGTGGTGTTGCAGTCATGGCAAGGATCTTCCCTAGAGGTTGAGTGTGATGATGTCGGCGGCGGCAGTGAGGAACGCATCGTTTTCCTCAGGCAGGCCAATGGTGGTGCGCAGGTGTCCGGCAACGCCGACATCGCGGATGAGCACTCCGCGATCGAGGAATGCTTTCCATGCAGCGTGCTGATCAGCGAAATCACCGAAGAACACAAAGTTGGATTCACTAGGCACAACGTTGAAGCCCAGATCCTGCAGTCGGGCCACAACACGGTCGCGCTCTTTAGAGAGCTTGTCGACGGTATCTAGCGTGTCACCACTGTGACGCAGTGCCACAATCGCAGCAGCTTGGCTTAGTGCTGACAGATGATAAGGCAAACGAACGAGCATAACGGCGTCGATAAATGCGGGGTGGGCAACGAAGTAGCCCAAGCGGCCGCCAGCGAAGTCAAAGGCCTTGCTCATCGTGCGGGAAACAACCAGCTTGGTTGGGTACTTTTCCAGCAAGGTGGTAGCTGATGGTGATGGGGAAAACTCTGCGTAGGCCTCGTCGACGATGACAATGCCCGGCGCGGCCTGAAGAAGGCGCTCAATGTTTTCCAGAGAGGTCACATCACCAGTTGGGTTGTTTGGAGTGGTGATGAACAAGACATCAGGCTTGTGGGTAGCAATAGCATCAAGGGCAACATCCATGTCGATGCGGAAATCAGCACCGCGTGGCACGGAGATGAACTCAGTTTGAGTTCCCTTCGCCAAGATGGGGTGCATGGAGTAGCTGGGCT
The window above is part of the Corynebacterium deserti GIMN1.010 genome. Proteins encoded here:
- the hisB gene encoding imidazoleglycerol-phosphate dehydratase HisB — translated: MTATPRIGRATRTTSESDITVEINLDGTGKVDIDTGLPFFDHMLTAFGVHGSFDLTVHAKGDIDIDAHHTVEDTAIVLGQALLDAIGDKKGIRRFASCQLPMDEALVESVVDISGRPYFVINGEPEHMITSVIGGHYATVINEHFFETLALNSRITLHVICHYGRDPHHITEAEYKAVARALRGAVEMDPRQTGIPSTKGAL
- a CDS encoding histidinol-phosphate transaminase, with amino-acid sequence MTDITLADLPLREELRGETAYGAPQLKVDVRLNTNENPYPPSEALVTDLVATVDKIATELNRYPERDAVELRESLAAYITKQTGVAVAKDNLWAANGSNEILQQLLQAFGGPGRTALGFQPSYSMHPILAKGTQTEFISVPRGADFRIDMDVALDAIATHKPDVLFITTPNNPTGDVTSLENIERLLQAAPGIVIVDEAYAEFSPSPSATTLLEKYPTKLVVSRTMSKAFDFAGGRLGYFVAHPAFIDAVMLVRLPYHLSALSQAAAIVALRHSGDTLDTVDKLSKERDRVVARLQDLGFNVVPSESNFVFFGDFADQHAAWKAFLDRGVLIRDVGVAGHLRTTIGLPEENDAFLTAAADIITLNL